The nucleotide sequence TTGTCTCAAATAGATCAATTCCTGAACAGCTTCATACGTTAGTTCACCATTGTATTTCTTCATCACATCTCTGACTTCCTGGCGAGCTCGTTCTTGAATCTCAGGATGCAAAGCAAGATTGCTCAAGGTAAACTCCATTGTTGTAGAAGATGTTTCAAAACCAGCGAAAAAGATAATGAAAGCTTGAGCAGCCAATTCATTAAATGTCAAGTTACTAAGAACACCATCTTCCTTCGGAGAATTCTTGATTTCCAAAAGATGTTTCATGAAGTCATTCCTATCAATAATACCGGCTTCTCGTTGTTTAACCGTCTCCTTGATAACCCTCATGAAGAATTCTTCCAATTCCGGATGATTAAAACGTAAGCCCAGTTTGCGAGCCCAATCTTCACAAACAATTGTAAAGAAAAACTTCACCTGTTTCATAAATGTATTGAAGGAAAAGAAATGTTTCCCTATTTTGAGAATCTCCGAATCCTCATCTAACAATGCACGACATTCCAGTCCAAAAGCAGAAATACCGATAACATCCGCTGTAAATCGTATGCAGACGTTCTTAAATTCCATAGCACTTTCACTGATATGCCTCTCAATGAACTTCTGCAGATTTTTCGCTTGACCAATCACGAGTGGGAACATCATTTTCATCTTCCCTGATGTAAATGTGGGAGTCAATTGTTGTCTGAAACGTCTCCACTTTTCTCCACGAATGGCAACTAAATGGGCTGAGAGGGGGTCATCTTTctcattataaaatattttacgatCAGCAAAGTACTGGAAGTCCTTAATGAGGATATCCTTTATAAAATCCAAATCTAGTGGCACTACAACGGGTGACAACAACATGTAGAACCCGGCTAAGAGTCCTTTTCCTTTCAATTTGAGATAAGTTTCACCAATGACGTTCCCAAAATGTTTCTTTCCAACTTCACCGAGACTGCCCAATGGAAATTTCGCCTTGAGCACTGGAATATTTCTATCACTCCAATAGGACAAGGCTTTCCGCACATAATACCAAACATAAACAATAATGCACAGAAGAAATGTTAGAATGTAAAAAGAAGCCATAAGGTTTTCACtgcaattttccacaaaatataataaatttttaatgaaatatttggCTGACCACCAGACAGACGAATATTTTGATAGCAACTAACTGCGCACTTGATATCAAGCAGCGTCTATAACAGATTGTTGTTTTTTATGCTCACAGCTTTGTAAGCGTGAAATTGACTAATTaggtgagttttttttaacaatctcGTCTATTATATTCATTATGAAATCTCATGTTCACTGATTGGTCCCAAACTTTGCCGAAATGTGTTTTATCACCTCCTAATAACGAATATATGGGCAACTAAAAAGTTCCAGACCTTCAGAACTTTAATGTAAACTGCTATATTTTAAAGAACACTAACAGAACAGAAATATGTTGGAATCTGTTGAGATTCAGTAATAATCCCGAAAATAAAACTTCTGTTCTTTTTAGGTTTTCCATTAAGTGAGGTTGCAAAATCTCCTTGTGGtcctttaaacaaattttttataCTTGCTGCTTTTCCatttcgtcggttccgaagaagactattgtaagtctacttacagtagtataaaaaaaaggtatcattggatgcagaaaccttagatctacatccccacaaaattttatattgatcaagatattcctggaaaagttacaagaaaaaaactgaaaatcagccTGCCCGATTATCGAGTTTTTAGtccacaattttactgtaaataacttaaaagtagcGTTAACCAGAatatattcaatgcgtaagtgtgatacaatagtttcgaaggctaaaaatatattaattccagtgaaattaataaaaataaattttagctgtcaaactttaaacctctctcctgaaaagtcgcattttagacttacaatagtcttattcggaaccgacgattttTCTTCATAGTTATTGACGAGTGATGATAGGTTTCACACCGAACTATtttgcagtaatgagggagcttggcgcAAGCGTGGTGAGAAAGGCCGAGCTCAGCCGTTCGGCTaagttatcggttttcaaaggtgtgtttattcctattctcacctatgatcatgagatttgggtaatgaccgaaagcaTAAGATCgagagtacaagctgccgagatgaggtacctccgggcggttaagggaatcactcgtcgagatccaGTGAGGAAtatggccgttcgtgaggaactatgAGTCGAGGAGCTGTTttttcgggttgagagatcgcaacttcgatggtatggacatgttcagcgcatggatagaaaaagattccccagaaaaactatgcaagccattgtgagaaggcgtcgacctcgaggcaggcctaggacaaggtggctgaatcaaattcagaatcttgccttggaacgcctcgggatcgaacccgaacatcttcctgaagtggcggaggatcgacaagtgtgggctgctaatttggatgtcatgggctcgcgaccccaatagggacaagcggttgaaaatgaatgaatgaatagtcaCTTTGAGTATTGATTTCGTTAAATCTAATGATTTTGAATAGTTATGTGTTTTCTAACTGCCTTCCTTTCCATTTCACGACAACTTATATCGCTTCCAATTGTCACTGAGAGTATCTGaaaccaaaagaaaaattacacaCTCCATATGGCAGTTCCGGTTGAAAAAACTGGAAAACAACTTCGACACAGATTGtcatactttatttatttacccTTTTACCTCAAAAGTTAATTTCCCTTTGATACcataataaacaaaaacaaatatatGCTATTATCGCAATTCAAGTGAATTACTTATCGATATTGCTGTTATTACTCGAGCTTTTCTACGTTGAACCAAGCCCCTCCTTTAACATGGAGCGGTATATCTGTAGGATCAATCTCGAGGGGTAATTTAGTTTTCGAGTTCATTGTAAATTTGAAGTAGTTTAAGATGTAGGCGAGACCAACTGTCACTTGAATTAGTGCAAAACGTTTTCCAATGCAATTCCTTGGGCCATCACCAAAAGGCAAATAAGCCATAGGATGACGATTGTTGCTATTGTCCGAAGTAAAACGATCAGGATCGAATACATGAGGGTTGGGGTAAATATCCGGATTCATATGAATACCCATTACAGGAATGAGTACCTGGGTACCCTTCTCAATAATTAGATCTGTATTTGGTACTCTGTAGTTCTCAACGGACAGACGAAAGAGTAATACACCAGGAGGGTAAATCCGAAGAGTTTCTGAAAAACAAAGTTTGtgtataaatttgtttttaaagatCTGCAAAGTCTTACCATCAATGCATTGTCTCAAGTAGGTAAACTCTTGAACGGCCTCATACGTCAATTCTCCATTGTATTTCTTCATCACATCCCTGACTTCCTGACGAGCTCGTTCTTGAATCTCAGGATACAAAGCAAAGTGGCACAAAGTCCACTCCATTGTTGTAGAAGATGTTTCAAAACCAGCGAAAAAGATAATGAAAGCTTGAGCAGCCAATTCATTAAATGTCAAGTTACTAAGAACACCATCTTCCTTCGAAGAATTCTTGATTTCCATAAGATGTTTCATGAAGTCATTTCTATCAATAATACCGGCTTCTCGTTGTCTAACCGTTTCCTTGATAACCCTCATGAAGAATTCCTCCATTTCCGGATGATTAAAGCGTAAGCCCAGTTTGCGAGCCCAATCTTCACAAACCATCGAGAAAAAGAACTTAACTTGTTTCACAAatgtattgaaagaaaaaaagt is from Phlebotomus papatasi isolate M1 chromosome 1, Ppap_2.1, whole genome shotgun sequence and encodes:
- the LOC129798215 gene encoding probable cytochrome P450 6a20 isoform X1, whose translation is MASFYILTFLLCIIVYVWYYVRKALSYWSDRNIPVLKAKFPLGSLGEVGKKHFGNVIGETYLKLKGKGLLAGFYMLLSPVVVPLDLDFIKDILIKDFQYFADRKIFYNEKDDPLSAHLVAIRGEKWRRFRQQLTPTFTSGKMKMMFPLVIGQAKNLQKFIERHISESAMEFKNVCIRFTADVIGISAFGLECRALLDEDSEILKIGKHFFSFNTFMKQVKFFFTIVCEDWARKLGLRFNHPELEEFFMRVIKETVKQREAGIIDRNDFMKHLLEIKNSPKEDGVLSNLTFNELAAQAFIIFFAGFETSSTTMEFTLSNLALHPEIQERARQEVRDVMKKYNGELTYEAVQELIYLRQCIDETLRIFCPAVALFRQCVENYKVPNTDLIIEKGTQVLVPVMGILMDPDIYPNPHVFDPDRFTSENINSRHPMAYLPFGDGPRNCIGKRFALIQVTVGLAYILNHFKFTMNSKTKLPLEIDPTDIPIRVKGGAWFNVVKLE
- the LOC129798215 gene encoding probable cytochrome P450 6a20 isoform X2, with translation MASFYILTFLLCIIVYVWYYVRKALSYWSDRNIPVLKAKFPLGSLGEVGKKHFGNVIGETYLKLKGKGLLAGFYMLLSPVVVPLDLDFIKDILIKDFQYFADRKIFYNEKDDPLSAHLVAIRGEKWRRFRQQLTPTFTSGKMKMMFPLVIGQAKNLQKFIERHISESAMEFKNVCIRFTADVIGISAFGLECRALLDEDSEILKIGKHFFSFNTFMKQVKFFFTIVCEDWARKLGLRFNHPELEEFFMRVIKETVKQREAGIIDRNDFMKHLLEIKNSPKEDGVLSNLTFNELAAQAFIIFFAGFETSSTTMEFTLSNLALHPEIQERARQEVRDVMKKYNGELTYEAVQELIYLRQCIDETLRIYSPAVPLFRLCVENYRVPNTDLIIEKGTQVIVPNIGIHMDPDIYPNPHLFDPDRFTSENINNRHPMAYLPFGDGPRNCIGKRFALIQVTVGLAYILNHFKFTMNSKTKLPLEIDPTDIPLRVKGGAWFNVEKLG
- the LOC129798214 gene encoding probable cytochrome P450 6a13 is translated as MIFYTIFALVFGVIVYIWYNARKALSYWSDRNVPVLKPKFPLGNLGEVGKKHIGDVFGDAYLKLKGKEPFAGFYMLMSPVVVPLDLDFIKDILIKDFQYFADRKIFYNEKDDPLSAHLFAIRGEKWRRFRQQLTPTFTSGKMKMMFPLVIGQAKNLQKYIDKHINESYMELKNVCIRFTADVIGISAFGLECRALLDEDSEILKVGKHFFSFNTFVKQVKFFFSMVCEDWARKLGLRFNHPEMEEFFMRVIKETVRQREAGIIDRNDFMKHLMEIKNSSKEDGVLSNLTFNELAAQAFIIFFAGFETSSTTMEWTLCHFALYPEIQERARQEVRDVMKKYNGELTYEAVQEFTYLRQCIDETLRIYPPGVLLFRLSVENYRVPNTDLIIEKGTQVLIPVMGIHMNPDIYPNPHVFDPDRFTSDNSNNRHPMAYLPFGDGPRNCIGKRFALIQVTVGLAYILNYFKFTMNSKTKLPLEIDPTDIPLHVKGGAWFNVEKLE